The nucleotide window AAGACCTTGCTTCATTTCTACCACATTAACTTAATTTAGTTGTTATATACAATGTACCATGGAGTACCATGTTCATGAATAAGGCACACACTCATCTGGGTACATGTATTTGAGAGGAATCTGTTAATGAAAATACTGAAGTAATGAAGAAAAAATTGATAGCCAGAAGAGTGTCTATTCTAGTGCTTTTGTCCCTTCCCTGTTGGAAAGGACCAAAAAACCCTGATGAGAGCCCCTGGAGGATGACACTTATCAGGGGTTCAGTCTTGGTCTTCCTTGCTGGGAAGCAATGTCAGCCCAGCCTTGGTAAGAGGAATTCGATATTGCTGAGTCTCCATATAGCCTCCATCCCTTTTACATGATGCTTTTGCTCATGAGTTCATACAGTTACTAGGGACTTGGGGAAAATGGACTGTCACTGCATCCACCTGGATTTTATAAATAGTTATATTGAAATAATTCACACACCTTACAGTTCATCCATAGCACATATAATTCAGTGGCTTCATGATATTCACCGATAGGTACACATATCACCCTgagtcaattttagaacattcttGTCACTTCAGAAAGAAACTCCAGACCCTTTGACTATCCTCTATCCTATCCCTTCATCACCCCAGATCCCCAGTCCTAAAGAACCAGTAATCTACATTCTGTTCAGACCCTTtgccccttttttttaaatttaatttgagaGAAAGTAGATAGCTAGCTAGATAGATAAGCAGAAAAGGGGAGAGTGAAAGTGAGGACGAGAAGGTGGGgctttccacaatggctgggattggactggtctaaaaccaggagctgcaAGTTCAATCTAGGTCTTTGATGTAAGTggcagaaggaaaatattttatccaCTGCCATTGCTTCCTAGGATTTGCAATACCAGGAAGCTAaagtcagggcaaagccaggcaaTGAGACAAAGCATATAACCTGCATCTTAATcattagaccaaatgcctgctccatgtCTGTTCTTTTCATTGAATtgtttatctttgaatttttgaGGTGTATGAATTCCTTTTGTATTATGGATACCAGTGCCTTATCTTtaacttgatttttaattattttatcagtttctgtgagttgtcttttcactttcttggtgAGATTATTTGAAGcacaaaaatttttctttttaatgaagtccagtctattttgttgttgttgtttgtgctTTTGGTGGCACATTCACATTTTCTTAGATTTATATTACATTTCCTTAtaagtgttttatagttttagctcttatgtTTAAGTTTTGGATCCATTGTGAGTTCAtgtttgtgtgtggtgtgaaGTAGGgattccatgtcttttttttccccctaacacGTGGCTatctagttttcccagtaccaAGACAATTCTGTGGTCATTGAGTGACTCAAAAtcttgttgaaaatcagttgaccCTAGGAGAATGGTTTATCTCCAGACTCAATTTTATACactgtataattttatacaacGTACAATTGTGCCAGTAGCACACTCTCTTGATTACTATTATTTGTGGGAAGTTTTGAAAATGAGAGATATGGGTCctactttcttctccttttttcaagattgttttggctccTCTAGGTCCCTTGCTACTCCATACCCACttagatatttttttaagatttatttatttacttactggaaaggcagactgacagaagaggaagagacagagagagagctgtcttctatccattagttcactctccaaatgcctgcaacagccaaagccaagccaagcagaagccaggagccaggaactccacccacatttcccatgtgggtggtaggaacccaagtacttggaccatcaagtgctgcctcccagctgcataGGCAGGGTAGCCAGCACACATACTGGCCCtccagcttaacctactgtaccacaatgccacccccaccTAGAATTCTTAAAAACTTCCTTCCAGTGGGTGCATTCAGATGGAAACAGAAATGTTCACATTCTGGATCTCAATACTCAGGAGTTCATCCATAAACCTCTTCTAACTGGCGCATGTCCAGTTAGAGACAAACTAATTGGATCATGCCCAAAATGCTAACCACAGTGGAACTCAGAAAActcagtttgtgttttctggctcTCCAGTTAGCAGAAGCTTGCATGACTAAGTTGATGGCCACCGTGAGGGGCAGTTGCAAGAGTGGTTTGATTATCATACTCCAGTCTGGAAATGGGATCAAGTTAAAAATTACTTATCATACAAAGCCTCCTCCTGTCAGCTCCATTAGGTCAGTCAGGTAAAAGTAGTCAAAGACATTGGTCACTTTGTTCTACACTGGAATGGTGAGAGTGGGatttggcccagcagttcagAAGCCATTTAGAATATCCATGATACACAttgtagtacctgggttcaatctcTGGCTCCAGCGTCTGATCCCAGCTTTCTGGGGGCAGTGGGAATGGCTCAACTAGTTTGGTTCCTGCCTCTCTTGGCAGCCACCTGGATTGAgtctctggatcctggcttcagtctggtccagcccctggcaagtgaaccaacagatgataGTGTGCTCActcgctctcctctctctgttcctctgtgtctctgcctctgaaataaataaattgatgacttttaaaagtaaattggggccagcgccacggctcaataggctaatcctccacctgtggtgccagcacactgggttctagtcccagttggggcgccggattctgtcctggttgctcctcttccagtccagctctctgctgtggcctgggaatgcagtggaggatggcccaagtgcttgggccctgcacccacatgggagaccaggagaagcacctggctcctggtttcagatcagcgcggtgcgctggctgcagcactccggccacagcggccattggagggtgaaccaatggtaaaggaagacctttctccctgtctccctttctctcactgtccactctgcctgtcaaaaaaaaaaaaaaaaaaaaaaaaaaaaaaaaaaaagagagagaaaaaaaaaagaaaaagtaaattggTATAGTGTCAAGTTCAGAGgggtttgcatttttttctttatgactaGCTTCACTTTCAAAGAAAAGCCTTGGACAGTgttgaaaatcttttttattcCAAGACCTTGTTGGTAGAAGAATAAGAAACCTCCTCTAAACAACAGTCAAAATTAGAGCTATTCTTGAAGCAACAGTTAGGAGTCCTGCCCATTCATCTGTCTCCTCACCCTCTAGCTTTGTCCTCTCCTCCAATCTCTCCTAAGGCTTTCTGAAAAgccagttttaaaaaatatgcttccAGGGTCTTAGGACAGCGTGTTCCCAGAGTTTGACACAAGCTAAGGAGCCAAGTTGGCTCCCCTGGGGCCTGTTTCTGAGCAGCAGGATGTTATGAAGTTCTGATTCCTGAAATCTATCAGGAAACAAAGCGAagtttaaaacaaagcaaaacagaacccAAGTCACTTAACTTAAAAGAGCTCGATAAGATTTCAATATTATCTGACCTCAGAACTTcttggattaaaaaataattgcagGATTTCAGATAggactcattttattttcttttctttactattcctttattttcttttctactttttatttatttgtttgaaagagagacaaataaagagagaaagagctcctactGTTGAGGGGCACACAGATTAAAACACCGTGAGATTTTTGAGGTCTTctagcctctggttcactccccaagtggctggagctgcactgatcagaagccaggagcctggagcttcttccagatctcccatgcaggtggcccccaagtacttgggccatcttctactgctttcccaggtctttgcagagagctgtatcggaaatggagcagccaggacttgaactggcgcccatgtgggatgctagcactgcaggcagaggctttacccactaaggcacagtgctggccccattaattccattttttctataaaaattttgaagaactcttgtgcggggtggggggaggaggagacagagataaTACCTAATTTTGAAGAATTATAAGATAAGATATGAATCTACAAACTGAAAATTACAATGAATACCAGAcaagaaaacaacaataaaatccaTACTTAGCAATACCGCAGTGATTATGGGAACAATTAAAGCAGCTATCAGGGCAAGTATTCACCCTAGTGGTTGAGAAAACTGTGTTCTGCATCAGAGcacctaggtttgattcctggtaccagctcatgactccagcttccggctaacccagaccctgggaagtggtggtgatggctcctgtaattgggttcctgccacccatgtggggacctcaATTGttttcctagctcctgactctaacAGAGGCCCatacctggccattgcaggcatttggggagtaaatcagcagatcaGAGTgctatctctgtccctctctcccttcttccacctctctctctctctctctctccctccctctctctctccctctctctctttctctttctctctctctctgtatgttgtGTGTCCccttctgtcttttaaataaatttaaaaaatgtaaaaaatttaaGTGACTATATAACCCCATTTCCTAGTCAATAATGACTTGGTTATCAGAAACAAAATGCCTGAACCAGATTCTCAGTTTTGATTCTTCCAGTTGTTCATACTATATGACGTGATCCTGTTGAATTTATGTTATAGTGACATGTCTTCAAATGGGCTTAAAGCTGCTTTGGAATTTCACATCTTGAAGGCCTTTCTCTAAGATTTCCCCTGCAAATAACTTCATAagtttaattttctaaaagaatCCAGAGCACTGTGGAAGTGACTAATCAATGCCTTAAAGCTGAAGCAGAAAGCATCCATCCTCGGCAAACAGAAGTATCTTCGAAGAAACACCCCAGATATTTGGGCTGCCCCAGTCATCAGTGAATCTGCATCTTGATTTTTGCCAGATTTCTGAATTTAATCATGATGCATCATATGCATAATGTGCACAATAATACATTCATAAATAACCTGTCAAAATTTCCTATTCTTTCTCCAGCAAAAATTGATCCTCCAGTGGTGAATATAACCCAAGCTAATGGATCTGCACTGGTTATTCTCCAAGCTCCGGATTTCCCATATAGAGCCCAAACAGGAAGAAATGTATCAGTGGAAAATTACTATGAATTAGTATATCGTGTTTTTATAATTAACAGTTCACTGAAAAAGGTAAGTTCGGGTAGATGGATAAGaggtattttttcttctatttatttaactAACATTGTCCTCTGTGTTGTTGCTTTgtctcttcttattttttcttagcTTTCTAAAATTCTTTCTCATGTTCTCCATCATTGATAAATAACTGCTTGCATCACCACCAGAATtgtatgtatgtgaatgtgtatatgtgtgaacATGGATAtgtaagtatgtgtgtgtttttatggATGTATTTGTATTaatgtatgtacatgtatatcTGTAAGTAGTTCTAGGTGTATGTAGATGTATTAGTGTATTTGTGATGCGTGTATATGTGAGcatgtatttgtgtatatgtatacgtaagtatatacatatatatgtagatgTTTGTGTAGGGGGTgacatttgtgtgtatatgtgtatgtgtgcagatGTGTGCAAGTATTTGTGTAAATGTATGTACACATGTAGATTTGTGTAAATGAATGTACATGTGTagatgtgtgtatctgtgtagacgtgtatgtatgtgtggatgTACTTGCGTATACATCTACaagtatgtatgtgcatgtagcagcatgtgtatgtgtgtagatgtgtgattgcatttgtgtatatgtgtatttatgtagATGTGTATATGCATGAATAGaagtatgtgtgttgtgtgtgagtgtTGTCTGAGAATGTGCCCTTTAAGTCACTCAGCTTGTCTGCACTTGGTCTTCTCTGCATGTCTAAAGATTTGCTGTAACTATTGGATTGGGTTTAACTGATACAATATTCGTGTTATGAGTCACAGCGTTGAATATCTCGACCAGTTTTGCTATGACACCGTACTCTTGGGTCAGTTCCTTTGTCAGGGTTCCGTGGTTAATTGTACCTTTTTCCACGGCCTTCTAAGGCAGGGCTCTTTTGGTAGTGAGGAACAGAAACTCCTCCAAAGGCACTGAGATGCCAAAAAGGTGGGAAGGGAGAAAACAAGCAATctcaccagcagccaggagtaaAGCGCCACCCAACTATGCAGTGACCAGGAAGGGGAAGTGGGAGTGAGATAGAGCTAAgggctcctgctctctctctctccctctctcacccactTGCTGCCTCTTGGGCCACATGGTTCACATCTACAGTTATTTTGGCAAATCTACTCCTTTCTCCTCTCGTGAAAGAGGCTGTGTCAATCAGCAGCCATGAGGGAGAAGTCAGGTTGTACCTGCACGTTCACCTGAGCCCTCCTGCACCAGGCCAGGAACCTGGGGATGGAGGCTGTGACTGGGCAGGAAACCACCTCCCATCTGCTACTGTGACCACCTACACTTACACATTCTACCACAAACAGAGCAAATTGATAGCTCACTGGAAACATTTATcatctgatttcttttctttgtaggaACGAAAGATTTATGAAGGGGCTCAAAGAGTCGTTGAAATCTCAGATGTCCCGCTGCACTCTGGTTACTGTGTAGTGGCTGAAATCTATCAGCCCATGTTAAACAGAAAAAgtcagagaagtggagagagatgTGTGGGCGTTTTGTGAAGTGTGGAGCGCTCTGCCACGTGCGAATCACCAGCTCTCTGAAAACCGCACTGCTTGTGTTCAAAGGATCTTAGGCTATTCTTACCTTTTCTTAAAGCAGTATTCACTATTTTGCTTGAGGGCCTTCTgtgtttatccattttttttttaatatttcatttgaacAATGCGCCGACAGGGTTCTATGACATACAGATTTTCATTTGTGAATGTAACATCCCTAAAAGCAATCTCCATTCTTCTAAGATAACCAACTAAAAATTTCAGAACCAAGGAATAGTTGGcattaataaaatgttaaaaaatatttttaaaaagtaccatgAGAG belongs to Oryctolagus cuniculus chromosome 5, mOryCun1.1, whole genome shotgun sequence and includes:
- the IL22RA2 gene encoding interleukin-22 receptor subunit alpha-2 isoform X2 is translated as MLLKIFKNGLGSPSGADMSIRRYGQSEWKDKQDCWGIRELFCDLTNETSHLQEPYYGRVQAACPGSHSDWGMSQRFTPLWETKIDPPVVNITQANGSALVILQAPDFPYRAQTGRNVSVENYYELVYRVFIINSSLKKERKIYEGAQRVVEISDVPLHSGYCVVAEIYQPMLNRKSQRSGERCVGVL